Below is a genomic region from Caulobacter rhizosphaerae.
CTTGGTGTGGCGTTGAACCAGGTTCACGCCTTGCACCAGGACGCGGTTCTCCTTGGGGAGAACCTGGGTCACGGCGCCTTGCTTGCCCTTGTCCTTGCCGGCCAGGACGACAACGCGGTCGCCCTTCTTAATCTTGGCAGCCATTACAGCACCTCGGGGGCGAGGGAGATGATCTTCATGTGGTTCTTGGCGCGCAGTTCACGGGGAACCGGGCCGAAGATCCGCGTGCCGACCGGCTCGCTCTGCTTGTTGACGATGACCGCGGCGTTCTTGTCGAAACGGATCAGCGACCCGTCCTTACGCTTCATGCCTTGGTTCACGCGAACGACGACGGCGCGGAGCACGTCGCCCTTCTTCACGCGGCCGCGCGGAATGGCTTCCTTCACGGACACGACGATCACGTCACCGACGCTGGCGTAGCGACGACCTGCGCCACCCAGCACCTTGATGCACATGACCCGGCGAGCGCCGGAGTTGTCGGCGACTTCCAGGTTAGTTTGCATCTGGATCATGGTTCAAACCTTCCAGATTAAGCCGAAGCCTTGGGAAGGACTTCCCAGGTCTTCAGCTTGGACTTCGGAGCGCACTCGATGATACGGGCCACTTCGCCCGCCTTGTACGCATTGCTCTCATCATGCGCGTGGTACTTCTTGGACCGACGCACGATCTTCTTCAGCAGCGGGTGAACGATGGTCCGTTCAACCTTGACCACTACGGTCTTGTCGCCCTTATCGGAGACGACAACCCCTTCGAGGATACGCTTGGGCATATCGTTCTCCTTAAGCCGCGGCCTTGGCGCGCAGCACGGTCTTGATGCGGGCGATTTCCTTGCGGATCTCGCCGACGCGGTGGGTCTTTTCCACCTGACCGGTCGCCGCCTGGAAGCGCAGGTTGAACTGCTCCTTCTTCAGGTTGAGCAGCTGCTCGGCGAGTTGGTCGGGAGTCATGCCCCGGATGTCTTGGATCTTGGTCATGCCGCTTCGGCCTCCAGAGCCGCACCAGCGTCGATGCGGGTGACGACGCGGGTACGGATCGGCAGCTTGGCGGCGCCAAGGCGCAGGGCTTCGCGCGCGATATCGTCCGGCACGCCGTCGATTTCGAACATGATGCGGCCCGGAGCCACGCGAGCGGCCCAGTGGTCCACGGCGCCCTTGCCCTTACCCATCCGCACTTCAGCCGGCTTGCCGGTGACCGGCACGTCCGGGAAGATACGGATCCAGACGCGGCCTTGACGCTTCATCTGGCGGGTGATGGCGCGACGAGCAGCTTCGATCTGGCGAGCCGTGATGCGCTCCGGCTCGACGGCCTTCAGGCCGTACGAACCGAAGTTCAGCAGGGTGCCGCCCTTCGAGGTGCCGTGGATACGGCCCTTGAACTGCTTGCGATACTTGGTTTTTTTCGGTGACAGCATAGCGCTCTATCCTTAGCCCCGATCGCGACGGCCGCGGTCGCCCCGGTCGGGACGATCGCCGCGCTCGCGTCCGCCACCTTCGCCGGCGGGACCGGATTCAGTGGCCAGACGCTTGTCGAGCGCCATCGGGTCATGCTCCAGCACTTCGCCTTTGAAGATCCAGGTCTTCACGCCGATGATGCCGTAGGTGGTCTTGGCTTCCGCGAAACCATAGTCGATGTCGGCCCGCAGGGTGTGGAGCGGCACGCGACCTTCGCGATACCATTCCATCCGCGCGATTTCCGCGCCGCCGAGGCGGCCCGACACGTTGATGCGGATGCCCTTGGCGCCGAGACGGACGGCCGATTGGATCGACCGCTTCATGGCGCGACGGAACGCGATACGACGCTCGAGCTGCTGGGCGATGGACTCGGCCACCAGCTGCGCATCGGTTTCGGGCTTGCGGATCTCGACGATGTTCAGGTGAACCTCGCCTTCCGTCATCACCGACAGGTCCTTGCGGAGCTTGTCGATGTCAGCGCCCTTCTTGCCGATGATGACGCCCGGACGGGCGGCATAGATCGTGACGCGGCACTTCTTGTGGGGACGCTCGATGATGATGCGCGAGACGCCGGCTTGATACAGGCGCTTCTTCAGCATCGCACGGACCGCGAGGTCCTGGTGCAGGAGCTTGCCGTACTGCTCGCCGTCGGCGAACCAACGGCTGTCCCAGGTACGGTTGACGCCGAGCCGCAGCCCGACCGGATTGACTTTCTGACCCATCAGGCGGCCTCACCCAGTTCGCGGACCACGATGGTGATCTCGGAGAACGGCTTTTCAACGCGCGTGGCCCGACCGCGAGCACGCGGCGAGAAGCGCTTCATCACCAGGTTCTTGCCCACATAGGCCTCGGCGACGACCAGCGAGTCGATGTCGAGGTTGTGGTTGTTCTCGGCGTTGGAGATGGCCGAGTACAGCGCCTTGCGGACGTCCTGAGCGATACGCTTGTGGCTGAATTCGAGCTCGTTCAGAGCGCGCTGGACGTTCAGGCCACGGATGGACTGAGCGACCAGGTTCAGCTTGCGGGCGCTGGTGCGCAAGGTGCGAACCTTGCACATCGCTTCATTGGCCGGCAGGCGGCGAGGTTGTTTAGCTTGGCTCATGGCCTACTTCCTCTTCGCCTTCTTGTCGGCGGCGTGGCCGGGGAAGTTCCGGGTGGGCGCGAACTCACCGAACTTCATGCCGACCATGTCTTCCGACACGGAGACGGGAACGTGCTTTTGACCGTTGTGCACGCCGAACACCAGGCCGACGAACTGCGGCATGATGGTCGAGCGGCGCGACCAGGTCTTGATGACGTCCTTGCGGCCCGACGCGAGAGCGGCGTCGGCCTTCTTCAGGAGGTACCCGTCGACGAACGGGCCTTTCCAGACGGAGCGGGTCATGGCTTAGCGGCCCTTTTTCGCTTTGTGGCGCGAACGGATGATGAACTTATCCGTGGCCTTGTTGACGCGGGTCTTGGCGCCCTTGGTCGGCTTACCAGCCGGGGTCACCGGGTGACGGCCGCCCGAGGTGCGGCCTTCACCACCGCCGTGGGGGTGGTCGACCGGGTTCATGGCGACGCCGCGGACGTGAGGACGACGGCCCATGTGACGAACGCGCCCGGCCTTGCCGAGGTTTTCGTTCATGTGGTCCGGGTTCGACACGGCGCCGACGGTGGCCATGCAGCTGTCCAGCACCATGCGCAGCTCGCCCGAGTTCAGGCGGATCTGGGCGTAGCCGGCGTCACGACCCACCAGCTGGGCGTAGGCGCCAGCCGAACGCGCGATCTGACCACCCTTGGCGGGCTTCAGCTCGACGTTGTGGATGATCGTGCCGATCGGCAGGGTGCGCAGCGGCGAGGCGTTGCCCGGCTTCACGTCGACCTTGTCGGCGGTGACGACTTCGTCGCCGGCCTTCAGGCGTTGCGGGGCCAGGATGTAGGCCAGCTCGCCGTCCTGATACTTGATCAGGGCGATGAAGGCGGTCCGGTTGGGATCGTACTCAAGGCGGACGACCGTGGCCGTGCCTTGCTTACGACGCTTGAAGTCGACCAGGCGGTAGAGGCGCTTGGCGCCGCCGCCGCGGAAGCGGACCGCGATGCGGCCGTTGCCGCCGCGACCGCCCGACTTGGTCAGACCTTCGACCAGCTTCTTTTCCGGGCGGCCCTTGTGGAGCTCGCTGCGGTCGATCAGCACCAGGCCGCGCTGGCCGGGGCTGGTCGGGTTAAAGTGCTTCAAGGCCATGTCTTAGAGCCCCGTCGTGATGTCGATCGACTGGCCGTCGGCCAGGGTCACGATGGCTTTTTTGACGTCGGAGCGGCGTCCGACGATGCCACGGAAGCGCTTGGTCTTGCCCTTGGTGACCAGGGTGTTGACCTTGGTGACCTTGACCTTGAACAGCTCTTCGACGGCGGCGGCGATTTCGTCCTTCGACGCATCGGCGGCCACGCGGAAGACGACCTTGTTCTGCTCGCTGAGCAGGGTGGCCTTCTCGGTGATCACCGGCGACAGGATCGTGTCGTAGTGGCGGGCGGTTGCGGCCATCAGGCGGCTTCCTTCTCAGCGAAACGGGCCGAGATCGCCTCGATCGCGTCCTTGGTCAGGACGAGCGTTTGGCGACGCAGCACGTCATAGACGTTCAGGCCGGCGTTCGGCAGCACGTCGATGTTCGGAATGTTGCGGGCGGCGAGCTTGAAGTTGCCGTCCACTTCCGGACCCGCGATGACCAGCGCGTTCTTCAGGCCGATCTTCTCGAAGTTGGCGCGCAGAGCGGCCGTCTTCGGATCGGTCAGAACGGCGCTGTCCAGCACGACCAGCGAACCGGACTTGGCCTTCGACGACAGCGCGTGGCGCAGAGCCATGGCGCGGATCTTCTTGGGCAGATCGAACGCGTGGCTACGGACGACAGGGCCGTGGGCCTTGGCGCCGCCGACGAACTGGGCCGCACGGCGCGAACCGTGACGGGCCGAGCCGGTGCCCTTTTGCTTGTACATCTTCTTGCCCGTACGAGAGACCTCGTTGCGGACCTGAATCTTGTGGTTCCCGGAGCGGCGCTTGGCCAGCTGCCAGGTGACGACGCGCTGCAGGATGTCGCCGCGGATGTCGGCGATGCCAAAGATGGCGTCGTCGAGATCAACGGAACCGGCCTTGCCGCCGTCCAGTTTGATGACGTCGAGTTTCATTAGCCTTCGCCCTCTTCGGTCGTCGCCGCGGGGGCTTCCTCAGCGGGGGTTTCAGCGGCGGCGGCCGGAGCCTCGCCAGCCTTGCGGAAGGCGCCCGGACGCGGCAGGTCGGCCGGAGCGGCCTTCTTGATCGCGTCGCGAACCTTGACGTACGAGCCTTCCGAGCCAGGGACGGCGCCCTTGACCAGGATCAGGCCGCGCTCGACGTCCACTTTCCAAACGGTGACGTTCAGGGTGGTGACGGTTTCCTGACCCAGGTGACCGGCCATCTTCTTGCCCGGGAACGTACGGCCCGGATCCTGGCGGTTGCCGGTCGAGCCGTGCGAACGGTGCGAGACCGAGACGCCGTGGGTGGCGCGCAGACCGCCGAAGTTCCAGCGCTTCATGGCGCCGGCGAAACCCTTACCGACGGTGATGCCTTGGATGTCCACCTTCTGACCGGCGACATAGTGGTCGGCGGTGAATTCCGCGCCCACGTCGATCAGAGCCGACTCTTCGACGCGGAATTCGGCGACGATCCGCTTGGGCTCGACCGAGTTCTTGGCGAAGTGGCCACGCAGGGCCTTGGAGGTGTTCTTGGGCTTCTTGGCGCCGGCGCCGAGTTGCAGGGCGGTGTAACCGTCCTTCTCGACCGTGCGCTGGCCCGTGACCTGGCAACCATCCAGCGACAGGACGGTGACCGGGACGTGCTGTCCGGTTTCATCGAAGAAGCGGGTCATGCCCAGCTTCTTGGCGATCACGCCAGTACGATTAGCGGGGAGAGTCATCTGTTCGGCCCTCCTTACAGCTTGATTTCGACGTCGACGCCGGCCGACAGGTCGAGCTTCATCAGCGCGTCCACGGTCTGCGGAGTCGGATCAACGATGTCGAGGACGCGCTTGTGCGTACGGATCTCGAACTGCTCGCGCGACTTCTTGTCGACGTGCGGCGAGCGGTTGACGGTGAATTTCTCGATAAGCGTGGGCAGGGGGATCGGGCCCCGTACCGTCGCACCTGTGCGCTTGGCCGTATTGACGATCTCGCGCGTGGAATGATCCAACACGCGGTGATCGAAGGCCTTGAGCCGGATGCGGATGTTCTGACGATCCATATCGCTCGGTTTCCTAGTGGGCTGCGCCCGCGTCTCGAACCATTTCAAAGACCAACTCGGTCCCCGCGAGGGGTCCGAACGCAGCGTCCGCAAAACAAATAGGCCCCGGCGGTCACCCGCTAGGGCCGGTGACTGAAAACGACGCCCCAGAAGGCGCCGCCCGCAGTCGTTCGCGAACCGCGTTTAAGCCCGAAAGCTCACAGCCGGTCCAACAGAAGGGGGCTTTTACGTGTGTGAATCGGTTTCGTCAAGCGCTTCGGGGGCCGGTTTCGAAAGGGCTTCCACCGCCCCTCCCCCACCCCGCTTCTCCGTGCGTCACCGCGTCTCGGCTCCGGCCTGGTGTGCGGGTCGCATGTCGCCCCAGGGAGCAAGTCGCCCCCGGCAAGAGCTTGATGGCCAGCGACCGGAGGTCTTTGGGAAGTTAGTCTTCAATATAACAGTGTCGGGTGAAACAAGTTCGAACTATGGCGCATGAACATGAATGGGCGAGCGCGCGCGTTAGGCACGTTAAGCCGTCGGCGCAAGTGTCATAAAACTGCATCAATGCTCTAGCGACCGTTCCAACCGGTCTTGCCGCCTTGGGCGAAGCTCCATAGATCCGCCGCTCCTCGACGGACGAGCGGCCCTCCCCAAACGACCGCCCGCCGATCGAGGCCACACAGTAAGGGGATTACCCACTATGAAGACCCAACTCTTCGCCGCCGCCGCCGTCCTGGCGCTGGCCGTCTCGGCTCCCGCCTTCGCCCAGAACGTCGGTTCGATCGGCGCCGCGGTGAACTATGGCGACGTCAAGGCCACCGGCATCGACGCCGACGGCACCTCGGTGAAGGTCGACGGCAATGTCGCCATCCCGACCGGCGCCTGGACCGTCACCGTGAACGGCAACGTCTCGGTCAACGACAACGACATCAGCGACGAAACCGTCGCCTCGACCGCCGCTCACGCCACGACCCTGGTCGCCGGCGACACCGTGCGCGTCGGCGGCTTCGCCGCCCTGTCGCGTCCGTCGAACGACACCCTGTGGGCCGTCGGCGCCGAAGCCAGCAAGTACTTCGACAAGGTCACCCTGAACGGCCTGGTCGCCTATGGCCAGTCGAACGACCTGGACGCTGACCTGTACGCCGTGCGCGGCGAGGCCCGCTACTTCGTCTCGGACGACTTCCGTCTGGACGCCGGCGCCGGCTACTCCAAGCTGGACGCTGACGCCGGCCTGGAAGCCGACATCTGGGACGTCAATGTCGGCGGCGAATACAAGTTCGCCAACACCGGCTGGTCGACCTTCGGCAAGTACACCCACACCGAGTCCAAGGACCTGGCCGACCTGAACGCCGAAGCCGTGAAGGTCGGCTTCCGCTACACCTTCGGCGGCAGCCTGAAGACCCGCGACCGTTCGGGCGCCGACCTGATCGACGCCGACACCCTGTTCGGCTTCGGCGTCCGCTAACCCGCACGCCGTTCGCGATCAGCGGACAACGGAACGCCCCGGAGCTTCGGCTCCGGGGCGTTTCACTTTATATATATGCGCGAGCGCGGTTCGCCGAACCTCAGCGGGCGGGCGCGACCAGCCCCTGCTCCACCGGCGCCTCGCGATCCACCGACAGCACGCCGCCCGCCTCCTTCAGCTCCGCTGCCTGGATGACCGTCCGCTGGCCGTAATAGGGGTCGGCCTTGGCCTGCGGTTCGTGGGACTGGTGGACGAAATAATAGAGGAACGCCCTGCCCCCGCTGACCACCACGTCGGGGTGCTGGCCCATGCCGGTATCGGTGGCCTGGGTCCCCGGCTGCTCCAGCAGGCGGGTCGGTTGCAGGGTCCAGGTCGCGGCGTCGTCCGAGCGCAGCACGATCAGGCCCTTCCAGGCGTCGGCGACCATCCACCAGGCGTCCTTCCAGCGGAACACCTTGGGTCCCTCGGCGGCCATGTCGACCACGGGCTTGTCGCCGGCCGTCTTCCAATGGACGAGGTCAGGGCTTTCGACCGCCACGATCCGGCTGCCCCTGTGCTCGTCCTTGTACCAGAGGCGGTAGCGGTCGCCGACCTTGGCCACGCTGGCGTCGATCACCCGGTCCGAGCCCAGGTCCAGCCTGTCGCCGCAGGTCCAGGCCTTCAGGTCCTTGCTGGTCAGGTGGACGATCCGCGCGGTCGCCCCGGCCTCGCCCCAGCGATGGAAGACGCCGGGCACCACCGTCAGCCACATGTGGTAGACGCCGCCCTCGGCGTAGAGCTCCGGCGCCCACAGGGTCTGGCCGGTGCAGGCGGCGGGGATCTTCGCCACACCCTTGTAGGTCCAGGCCAAGCCGTCCCTGGACGTCGCCATGCCGATCGGCGTGGCGTGCACCCAGGCCACGTCCTTGGGGTCGGGGCTCTTCATCGTGGCCCGGCGATTGGTGTAGAACATCACCCATTCGCGATGGGCCTTGTCGAACACGATCGACACGTCGGCGGCGCCGTCGGTGACGGGATCGCGATAGAGCGGCTTGGGGGCCGCGGCTTGCGAAACAGCGGGCAGCGCCAATGCGCAAGCCAAGGCCAACACCTGCAGTTTCATGCCGCTCCCTCGATCCGAACACGGCCACGCCGCGAACGGTCAGAAAGAGCATTAACTCAGACTATTGTCATCCCGGAAGCCTCGCAGAGGCTGTCCGGGATCTCGAGGATCAGCGCGCCGGGCTCCTAGCGGCCGACGATCACCTGGCCCGAGCCGGCGACCGACTTCTGGATCGAGCCGTTGACCTTGGCGATGCGGACGTCGCCAGAGCCGGCGATGTGCGCATCGACCGTATCGGCCTCGCCGCCGAAATCGACGTTGCCCGAGCCCATGATGCTGACTTCGACCGAGCGCGAGCGGCCGCCGCTGATGGTCACGTCGCCGGAGCCGGCGATGTTGGCCTCAAGCTTGCCGGTGACGCTGGCGGCGGTGACGCCGCCCGAGCCGGCGATATTGACCTCCAGGTCGCCGCCGATCTCCTGGGTCTTCACGTCGCCCGAGCCGGCGATGTTGATCTCGGCCGAGCCGGCGCTGCCGGCCTTGGTGTCGCCCGAGCCGGCCTGATTCAGCTCGAATTTGCCCCTGACGTTGGCCACGGTCCAGTCGCCGCAGCCGGCGTTGGAGAGCTCCAGGTGGTCGGTGCGGCCGACGCTGCCGAACACCGCGCCGGCGGCCCCGACCTCGGCGTCCATCGGCACGCGAACCACGATCTGCGGGATGTCCTCCCACTTCACGTCGCCGACGCCGCGTACATGGATCACGGTCTTGCCCATCACCGTGTTGCAGCCGTTGATGCGGTTGCGGCGCAGGCCGCCGTCGACCGTCACGTCGGAGCCGTTCTTGCGGATGTCCAGCGGCAGACTCTTGTTGGTGGTCAGGAACTCGACCTTCACGTCGCCGCGCGCCTCGGGGACCACGACCACCCGGGCCACGGCGTCCTTGATCTTCACGGACGGATCGGCGGCGGCGGTTCCGGCGAAGCCCAGGGCGGCGGCCGCGGTGGCCAAGAGCAGAAGAGCGCGCATCGGTATTCCCTCGAAGCAAAGCGTTTGTTGAGGGAAGGCTAGCCGCGCCCTTATCGAGAAACGACTTAATTCGAGGTCATGACCCGATTGTCATGATCAGGCCGTAATCGAAGCGGCGCCGCTCGACCTCAGCCCGCGTGGGCCGCCAGCCGCACGGGAACCGACTTGTAAGCGGGCGTGCCGCTGCGGCGGTCGTGGTCCTCCAGCGCGACCAGCACATTGGCTTCGGGATAGTAGGCGGCCAGGCAGCCGCGCGGGATGTCGCGCTCGACAAGGGTGAAGCCGCGCACCGCCCGCCGCCCGGTGTCGTCGAACGCCGCGGTGAGGTCGATCCGGTCGCCGGCCTTCAGCCCTCGCGCGGCGATGTCGTCGGGATGGGCGAACACCACGTCGCGCCGGCCGAACACCCCCCGATAGCGGTCGTTCTGGCCATAGATGGTAGTATTGTACTGGTCGTGGCTGCGCAGGGTGGTCAGCAGCAGGACGTCGGCCTGGCCGCGCCTCGCGTCCTGCCCGTCGTGGCGATGGACCAGGAACTGGGCCTTGCCGCTGGGCGTCTTCCAGACCCGCTCGGACGGCGGGACCGGCAGGCGGAAGCCGCCCGGCTGGCGCACACGGGCGTTATAGTCAGCGAAGGCTTCGGGAAAGACCGCCTCGATCAGGTCGCGGATCTTGTCGTAATTGCCGGCTAGGCCCGGCCAGTCGACGACGTCGTCCGGGCCGAACAGCGCCGCCCCGATCCCTGCGATGATGGCGGGTTCGGACTTCAGCTGGTCCGAGGCCGGGGCGTTCAGCCCGCGCGAGGCGTGGACCATCGACATGGAGTCCTCGACCGTCACCGCCTGGCGGCCGCCGGCCTGGACGTCGATCTCGGTGCGCCCCAGGCACGGCAGCAGCAGGCTCTCGGCGCCGTGCAGCAGGTGCGTGCGGTTCAGCTTGGTAGCCACGTGGACGCTCAGCCCGACCTTCCGTATCGCCGCGAAGGTCCGGGTGGGGTCGGGCGCGGCGACCGCGAAATTGCCGCCCAGGCCGACGAACACCCGGATCTGGCCCGCCTCCATGGCGGCGATGGTCTCGACCACCGTGTGGCCGTGGTCGCGCGGCGACTTGAAGGCGAACACTCGGTCCATGGAGTCCAGGAAGGCCGCCGAGGGCTTCTCCCAGATCCCGACCGTCCGGTCGCCCTGGACGTTGGAATGGCCTCGCAGCGGGCAGATCCCCGCCCCGGGACGGCCGATATTGCCCTTCAGCAGCAGCAGGTTGACCAGCTGCTGCACGGTGCTGGACGAATTCCGGTGCTGGGTCAGGCCCATACCGTAACAGAGGATCGTGGCCTTGGCGCCGGCATAGGCGCGGGCCGCCTCCTCGATTCGCTCCCGGGACAGGCCCGAGCCAGCCTCGATCTCGTCCCAGGTCAGGCCCTCGACCACGGCCTTGACCATCTCGAAGCCCTCGGTGTGCTCGGCGATGAAGGCGCGGTCCAGAACCGTGCCTTGGCTTTCGGCGTCCAGGGCCAGCACAGCCTTCATGATCCCCTGCACGGCCAGGGCGTCGCCACCGATGGCGACCTGGTAGTAGGCCGAGGCGATCGGGGTCGAGGACAGGGTCGCCATCTCGACCGGATCCTGCGGCGCCGCGAACTTCTCCAGCGCCCGCTCCTTCAGCGGATTGAAAGCCAGGATGGTCGCCCCGCGCCGCGAGGCGTCGCGCAGGGTGGTCATCATCCGCGGATGGTTGGTGCCGGGATTGTGGCCGAAGCTGAGGATCAGGTCGGCATGATCGAAGTCCTCCAGGGTCACCGAGCCCTTGCCCATGCCGATCGAGTCCGGCAGGCCGACGCTGGTCGGCTCGTGGCACATGTTCGAGCAGTCGGGGAAATTGTTGGTCCCGACCCGCCGGCCCAGGAGCTGGAACAGGAACGCCGCCTCGTTCGAGGCCCGGCCCGAGGCGTAGAACTCCGCCTGGTCGGGATGGTCGAGCGTTCGCAGGGCGTCGGCCGTGCGCGCGAAGGCGTCGTCCCAGGCGATGGGCAGATAGCGGTCCGTCGCTTGGTCATAGGCCATCGGATGGGTCAGCCGGCCCAGGTCCTCCAGGGCGTGGTCGCTCCAGGTCAGGAGCTCGGTGACGGTGTGGGCGGCGAACACCTCCGGCGTGGCGCGCTTGGACGTCGCCTCCCAGGCCACCGCCTTGGCCCCGTTCTCGCAGAACTCGAACGACGAGGTGTGCTTGGGATCGGGCCAGGCGCAACCGGGGCAGTCGAAGCCCTCCGGCTGGTTGGCGCGCAGCAGGGTCTTGCCGCCCTCGATCACCGTGGCCTGGTCGCTCAGCGCCCCGGCCACCGCCTTCAGCGCCCCCCAGCCGCCGGCGGCGTTGTCGTAGCGATGGATGCCGGGCACGCCGACATTGGGTCTACGGTCGGCCATCACGCATACTCCGGCGCGGCGTCGAGCAAGCGCTCGGCATGGGCAAAAACGGTATGGCCGTCGGCGCGCGCCAGGGCCACCAGGGTCAGGCCCGACTCCTCGGCGCGGCGGATCGCCAGGTCGGTGGGCGCCGAGACCGCCACCAGGATCGAACAGCCCATCCGGACGGTCTTCTCGACCATCTCGAACGAGCAGCGGCTGGTGACCAGCACGAAGCCGCCTGATGCGTCGCGCCCCTGGCCCGCCATCGCCCCGGCCAACTTGTCCAGCGCGTTGTGACGGCCCACGTCCTCGCGGACCAAGATAAGCGCCCCCTCATCGTCCGCGAACGCCGCCGCGTGGGTGGCCCGGGTCAGGCGGCCCAGGGCCTGGACGTCGTCCAGGGCGTCGACCGCCCGCTGCACGGCCTGGTGCGACACCTTCGCCCCACCGTCCAGGCGCGGCAACGGCCGCACCGCATCGGCCAGGCGCTGCACGCCGCACAAGCCGCAGCTGGACCGTCCTTCCAGAGTGCGCGGCCGCGCCTTGCGCTGGAGCGTCCCGGGCTTGAGCCTGACGTCGGCCAGGACGCCAAGGTCGGTTTCGGTGACCTCGATCTCGAGAATATCCTCGGCGCGGGCCACCGCCTCCGTCAGGGTGAAGCCTCGCGCCAGGTCCGCGACGTCGTCGGGCGTGGCCATCAGCACGGTGTGCGGCCGGCCGTCGAACGACAGGCCCACGGCGACTTCCTGGGGCGTGGCGCGGGCGATGGTCTCGGACCCGGCCCCGACCCGCCATTGGACGGCGGAACGGCGTTGAGCGGCGGCTTTCGACATGGCCGAAGTCTACCGCCTGGCCATGCGCATCTCCAACCCTGATGCTTAGGAGAGGCTCACGACGGCAGGAACATTCAAAATCCGTCGCGCACGGCGGATGACCGCGCGACGATCCTGACGCACTCTAGGGCCATGGCCATCATCGACACCCGCCGCGACCAGATGTTTCCCATCCTTCAGCCGGAGGAGATCGACCGCATCCGCCGCTTCGGCGACATCGCCCACGCCAAGGCCGGCGCCGTGCTGGCCAAGGCCGGCGAGGTCTCGCCCGGAGTTATGGTGGTGCTGGAGGGCAGCGCCCGGGTCACCCGTCGCGACGCGATGGAGGAGACCCACCTGATCGCCGAGCACGGCCCCGGCGCCTTCATCGGGGAACTGGCCCAGCTGTCGAACCGTCCGTCGCTGGTCGACGTCCACGCCTTGACCGATCTGGAGGTGCTGCGGATCAAACCCGAGCGGCTGCGCGCGGTGCTGGTCGCCGAGGCCGAGCTGGGCGAGCGGATCATGCGGGCCCTGATCCTGCGCCGGGTCGGGCTGCTGGAAACCGGAGCCGGCGGCCCGGTGATCATCGGCCGGGCCGCCGACAGCGTGGTCATCCGCCTGTCCGGCTTCCTGGGTCGCAATGGCCATCCCTACCAGCATCTGGACCCCGACACCGTCGACTGCGCCAGGGTGCTGATCGAGCGGTTCTCGGTCGACGAGGCCGAGCTGCCGATCGTGCTCTGCCCCGGCGGCCAGCTGCTGCGCCACCCGTCCAACGCCGAGCTGGCCCGCTGCATCGGCATGGTCGGCGACCTGGATCCGGACCGCGTCTACGACGTGGCCGTGGTCGGCGCGGGCCCCGCGGGGCTGGCCACCGCGGTCTACGCCGCCTCCGAGGGCCTGTCGGTGCTGGTGCTCGACACGCGGGCGTTCGGCGGCCAGGCCGGGGCCTCGGCGCGGATCGAGAACTATCTGGGCTTCCCCACCGGCGTCTCCGGCATGGCCCTGATGGCCCGGGCCTACAACCAGGCCCAGAAGTTCGGCGCCAACCTGGCCATTCCCGATGAGGTGGCCAGCCTGGACTGCGACGGCAATGACGGCCTGAGCGGCTATCACCTGAAACTGGTCAGCGGCGAGACCACCCAGGCCAAGACCGTGGTGATCGCCAGCGGCGCCCGCTATCGGCGGCTGGACGTGCCCAATCTCGACGCGTTCGAGGGCAGCAGCGTCCACTACTGGGCCTCGCCGCTCGAGGCCAAGCTGTGCGCGGGCCAGGAGGTGGCGCTGGTCGGGGCGGGCAACTCGGCCGGCCAGGCCGCCGTCTACCTGGCCAGCCAGGTCAAGAAGGTCTGGCTGGTGATCCGCGGCAGGAGCCTGGACGCCAGCATGTCGCGCTACCTGATCGACCGCATCAAGAGCCTGCCCAACATCGAGATCGTCACCCGCAACGCGATCGTCGAGCTGGAAGGCGAGGACGGCCAGCTGCGAGCGATCCGCCACCGCGACCTCGACACCGGCGAGGAGGGTCGCTGCGAGAT
It encodes:
- the rplN gene encoding 50S ribosomal protein L14 → MIQMQTNLEVADNSGARRVMCIKVLGGAGRRYASVGDVIVVSVKEAIPRGRVKKGDVLRAVVVRVNQGMKRKDGSLIRFDKNAAVIVNKQSEPVGTRIFGPVPRELRAKNHMKIISLAPEVL
- the rpsQ gene encoding 30S ribosomal protein S17, coding for MPKRILEGVVVSDKGDKTVVVKVERTIVHPLLKKIVRRSKKYHAHDESNAYKAGEVARIIECAPKSKLKTWEVLPKASA
- the rpmC gene encoding 50S ribosomal protein L29, whose product is MTKIQDIRGMTPDQLAEQLLNLKKEQFNLRFQAATGQVEKTHRVGEIRKEIARIKTVLRAKAAA
- the rplP gene encoding 50S ribosomal protein L16 translates to MLSPKKTKYRKQFKGRIHGTSKGGTLLNFGSYGLKAVEPERITARQIEAARRAITRQMKRQGRVWIRIFPDVPVTGKPAEVRMGKGKGAVDHWAARVAPGRIMFEIDGVPDDIAREALRLGAAKLPIRTRVVTRIDAGAALEAEAA
- the rpsC gene encoding 30S ribosomal protein S3, which translates into the protein MGQKVNPVGLRLGVNRTWDSRWFADGEQYGKLLHQDLAVRAMLKKRLYQAGVSRIIIERPHKKCRVTIYAARPGVIIGKKGADIDKLRKDLSVMTEGEVHLNIVEIRKPETDAQLVAESIAQQLERRIAFRRAMKRSIQSAVRLGAKGIRINVSGRLGGAEIARMEWYREGRVPLHTLRADIDYGFAEAKTTYGIIGVKTWIFKGEVLEHDPMALDKRLATESGPAGEGGGRERGDRPDRGDRGRRDRG
- the rplV gene encoding 50S ribosomal protein L22, which encodes MSQAKQPRRLPANEAMCKVRTLRTSARKLNLVAQSIRGLNVQRALNELEFSHKRIAQDVRKALYSAISNAENNHNLDIDSLVVAEAYVGKNLVMKRFSPRARGRATRVEKPFSEITIVVRELGEAA
- the rpsS gene encoding 30S ribosomal protein S19 encodes the protein MTRSVWKGPFVDGYLLKKADAALASGRKDVIKTWSRRSTIMPQFVGLVFGVHNGQKHVPVSVSEDMVGMKFGEFAPTRNFPGHAADKKAKRK
- the rplB gene encoding 50S ribosomal protein L2, encoding MALKHFNPTSPGQRGLVLIDRSELHKGRPEKKLVEGLTKSGGRGGNGRIAVRFRGGGAKRLYRLVDFKRRKQGTATVVRLEYDPNRTAFIALIKYQDGELAYILAPQRLKAGDEVVTADKVDVKPGNASPLRTLPIGTIIHNVELKPAKGGQIARSAGAYAQLVGRDAGYAQIRLNSGELRMVLDSCMATVGAVSNPDHMNENLGKAGRVRHMGRRPHVRGVAMNPVDHPHGGGEGRTSGGRHPVTPAGKPTKGAKTRVNKATDKFIIRSRHKAKKGR
- a CDS encoding 50S ribosomal protein L23 — its product is MAATARHYDTILSPVITEKATLLSEQNKVVFRVAADASKDEIAAAVEELFKVKVTKVNTLVTKGKTKRFRGIVGRRSDVKKAIVTLADGQSIDITTGL
- the rplD gene encoding 50S ribosomal protein L4, whose product is MKLDVIKLDGGKAGSVDLDDAIFGIADIRGDILQRVVTWQLAKRRSGNHKIQVRNEVSRTGKKMYKQKGTGSARHGSRRAAQFVGGAKAHGPVVRSHAFDLPKKIRAMALRHALSSKAKSGSLVVLDSAVLTDPKTAALRANFEKIGLKNALVIAGPEVDGNFKLAARNIPNIDVLPNAGLNVYDVLRRQTLVLTKDAIEAISARFAEKEAA